One window of Mesotoga sp. BH458_6_3_2_1 genomic DNA carries:
- the mnmE gene encoding tRNA uridine-5-carboxymethylaminomethyl(34) synthesis GTPase MnmE produces the protein MFNDRICALSTPRGISATAVIRCSGKGTVESLQNLLPGTALLQHRRAQLATFAQDDRYIDEVVVTFFKGPASYTGEDLVELSFHGNPLIVENALKALFAVGFRMALPGEFTKRAVLNGKFDLIRAEAINALITSKTEKALEAAIKSFRGDLSEEVISFRAKIIELLATVEVELNYPEEIETDYSSLLENLLDLRKRIAEFIASSQNGIVISQGIKTAIVGETNVGKSTLLNALLKRDRAIVSDLPGTTRDTIEEDLNIEGVLFRVVDTAGIREAEDEIEELGIERTLEAIEESELVILLHDPHNYTDKDLEEALKKKGKRLIVAANKSDIRTVEKGSYDIILSARTGEGLKDLERLMLKLTEDITSIGNEVIISARQKQKLSDAMDFIGRSIEAIENGMTVDVTGTMIEQAARSLDDLLGTNVTEDLLERIFSDFCVGK, from the coding sequence TTGTTCAATGATCGAATCTGTGCTTTATCTACTCCCAGAGGTATTTCTGCAACGGCTGTAATACGATGTTCTGGAAAAGGAACAGTCGAAAGCCTGCAAAATCTACTGCCTGGTACGGCTCTTCTCCAGCACAGAAGGGCACAACTGGCAACGTTTGCCCAAGATGATCGTTACATCGACGAGGTTGTCGTCACTTTCTTCAAAGGACCGGCTTCATACACGGGTGAGGATCTTGTAGAGCTTTCCTTTCACGGCAATCCTCTGATAGTTGAAAACGCTCTTAAGGCGCTATTTGCAGTGGGTTTCAGAATGGCTTTGCCAGGGGAGTTCACGAAGCGGGCGGTTCTGAATGGCAAATTCGACCTCATTCGTGCCGAAGCAATTAACGCCCTGATAACTTCAAAGACAGAAAAGGCTCTTGAAGCTGCAATCAAGAGCTTCAGAGGCGATTTATCTGAAGAAGTGATTTCATTCAGAGCGAAGATAATTGAGCTCCTTGCGACAGTAGAGGTGGAGCTCAACTATCCCGAGGAGATTGAGACGGATTACTCCTCTCTTCTTGAAAACCTTTTAGATCTCAGAAAAAGGATCGCCGAGTTTATTGCCAGCTCTCAGAACGGCATTGTGATCTCACAGGGAATTAAAACGGCAATCGTAGGCGAGACAAACGTTGGAAAATCCACATTGCTGAACGCATTGTTGAAACGAGACAGGGCAATCGTATCTGATCTTCCTGGAACGACGAGAGATACGATAGAGGAAGACCTAAATATCGAGGGTGTGCTCTTCCGCGTAGTCGATACTGCCGGTATAAGAGAGGCAGAAGATGAAATCGAAGAACTTGGGATCGAAAGAACCCTTGAAGCCATTGAAGAATCAGAATTAGTGATCCTATTACATGACCCTCATAACTACACTGACAAAGACCTCGAGGAGGCTCTCAAGAAGAAGGGAAAGCGACTGATTGTCGCGGCAAACAAGTCAGACATACGCACAGTAGAAAAGGGTTCTTACGATATCATATTAAGCGCAAGAACCGGAGAGGGCCTGAAAGACCTCGAAAGACTTATGCTGAAGCTTACCGAAGACATAACTTCTATTGGAAATGAAGTGATTATTAGTGCCAGACAGAAGCAGAAGCTCTCGGACGCTATGGATTTCATTGGCCGATCGATAGAGGCTATTGAAAAC